The Fusarium oxysporum f. sp. lycopersici 4287 chromosome 1, whole genome shotgun sequence DNA segment GGCAAGTTCCTCTTCACTGGTTCCAATGAATCTGGTGGTGAGTTTGGTGAGGGTAACCTCCCTGGAACGCTCAACAAGGACTACATCTGGCCTACCACGAGCTCCATTGATGTAAGTATCTTGACTTATAACTTGTTCGTGTTGCTGACTATGGCAGACCCTCGCTAGCACTGGTATGAACACCTTCCGTGTGGGTTTCCGCATGGAGCGAGTGACTCCCAGTGGTATCACCGGTGCCATTGATGAGGCCTACTTCAAGGGTCTCCAGGACACTGTCAACCACATCACCAGCAAGTCAGTAACTACCTTTCCCATCTCGACATTACTCCACTGACACACTCAGGGGCCACTATGCCGTTATTGACCCTCACAACTACGGCCGCTTCAACGGTAACATCATCAAGAGCTCTGACTTTAGCGTCTGGTGGCAAAAGGTAGCCAAGCGCttcgccaacaacaagctcGTCATCTTTGACACCAACAACGAGTACCACGACATGGACAACTCTGTCGTCGCTGCTCTCAACCAAGCCGCCGTCGACGCCATCCGCAAGGCCGGCGCAACCTCCCAGTACATCTTCGTCGAGGGTAACGCCTATACCGGAGCCTGGAGCTGGGTTTCCAGCGGCAACGGCGCTGCTATGAAGGACCTCAAGGACCCCCAGAACAAGATCATCTACGAGATGCACCAGTACCTCGACTCCGACTCCTCTGGTACCTCTGAGACTTGCGTTAGCTCTACCATTGGTGCTGAGCGCCTTAAGGCTGCTACCCAGTggctcaaggccaacaagaagaagggtatTCTTGGTGAGACTGCTGGCGGAGCTAATGCCCAATGCATTGCTGCGCTTAAGGGCGAGTTGCAGCACTTGCTCGACAACTCTGATGTCTGGACTGGTTGGTTGTACTGGGCTGCTGGCCCTTGGTGGGGTGACTACATGTTCAGCATGGAGCCCACTACTGGTACTGCTTACAAGAAGGTTCTTCCTCAGATCAAGCAGTTCATTGGTGCTTAAGCGATGTCGTCGGCATGGCTTGAGCCAGGAATAAGGAAGAGAGCGAGTTGACCCGTGGGGGTCTGATTATTGTAAATACTTACTCGACGTAAATAGTTTCTTGAGTATAAATCAATGTTTCTTGTTTTAAATATGGCTCCCTAAGACTGTGTTGCAAAAATCTCTATGGTGCTTATAAAGCATGAAAACACATTCACATCACTGTGCCTATAAGGCACTCAAAATTAGCACCTATATCCATACAATACTTTTAACTAGCCATATGTTCTTCAAAATAGAATGGTTGACTGTTTGGCTGCCTGATTTACCTTCGTACCCAAATCCAAAGCTGTAGGTGCTTTAATACCCTCAGGCGACCTTATGGAAGCATTGTTAACGCTGGGAGGGCCATTGAATTTAATTGAGATACAAAAGAAGATGTAACCGCCCCGATAGACCTTTCAGATTGCATCAAGATGTCGTAGGTAAATTGAACAACTGGCTGACAGTTCGTGTAAGTGATACAGGGTAAGCTGATTGGTAACAAGGACATTGAGTGGTGGGGTATCACGTGGAGTCGAGACCTTGAGTCGGACTCAATGGTGAGAGTGGGCGTCCCCCAAAGACCAACTAGGGATTGCCCGATCGGAAAACACCAGATTTCTGGCATCCCCTTTGCATCACCACATCAACCACGTTTCGATTGCTTCATATTCCTCATGCGATTCGGTTACAAATAGCACAAACCCGACCAATACGGCGTTCGCCTCTTCGACGACGCCCTTTTCTGTGCCATTGTTCTCTCCCAAAGAAGCCACTTTCCCTCTTCCCGCATTCTCGACGGCCAAACTTAAAACCTATTTAATCTTCAACCCTCGACGTACGACCAACGAATCGTACCTCGCAACTTCTACAGACATCTAGCGACCTCAGAACAACCAAAAATTTCGATGCCCAGCGCAACGGCTTCCGGAGCTGATACGGGTGGCTCGGCTCGATCTCGCGATCATAAGCAGGGTAACCAGGGACGATCTTTCACCCCAGACCAAGAGGCAGCAGTCATTCGTATCCGAAGATGCGAGGCTACTGCGTTTTATGACATCCTAAATCTTTCGAGCGTCAAGGACACATGTACCGAGGCTGAAATCAAGAAGGCTTATCGGAAGCTGTCGCTTCTGACCCACCCTGACAAGAATGGACACCCTCATGCGGACGAGGCCTTCAAGATGGTCAGCCGAGCTTTTGGAATTCTAGGCgataaagagaagagggaaaagtTTGACAAGTTCGGCACAGATCCTGATAGTCGATTCGCCAGCGCCCAGGCGAACAACCCTTTCTTCAATCAACGAGCCGGTGGCGGTGGTATGGGTAGAGGTGGCCCGATGTTCCAGGATGACTTGACTCCGGAGGAGATGTTCGCCCGTTTCTTCGGTGGAGGcggctttggtggtggtcCATTCGGAGGTGAGCAGAAGTGACAAGCAAGATGAGACTCGTACTAATGTTGTAGCCTTTGACACAGGTCCTCAATTTGTTTTCAACTTTGGAGGAGGTCCTGGAATCAGAGTTCATCAGTTTGGCGGAGCGAGGCCGAGAACGCGACCCCGAGAGGCCGATCGCGGTCGACAGAACGAAGGCAACGCTTTCCAAACGTTCCTGGGTCTACTACCCATCATCTTGTTCTTTATCCTGCCCATCATcacatccttcttctctggtgAGACTTCGACAACATCGGCATCAGGACCTCGCATGGTCTACGACAACCCCCTACATCCGTACACCGAGCAGCGCACGACACCGAATCTGAACGTCAACTACTACGTTAACCCCGACGAAGTTGCCCAATATTCTGaaaagaagctcaacaagctcgACCGTACAGCTGAACACCAGCTCTTGAGACACCTCAAGAATGAGTGTGAGAACGAGTTGATATACCAACGGAGATTGAGGGATGCTGCACAGGGCTGGTTCTACCAGGACCCCGACAAGATGGCACTCGCACAGACATACACAATGCCGTCTTGCGAGCGGCTGCAAAATCTTGGAGTGAAAGTCTAACGACGTACATGCACAGATGGCGCTGTGAGCAGGTggatattatatacttttctTGTATAGGAGTTGGCGTTGTGGCATTTCTGGGACTGCATGGCGACGAAGGAACTCGGACCTgacaagcaagcaagcaagcaaagcaagGGGAGGACGACGCCCATAATCGAGTTATGTATCATTCAGCAGCGTTTAATGCTTAAGGATGTATTTTCCTAGGGGAGGTTTAAAGAAGGTCCAATTCGAGGTAGATTTGTTGTACTGCGTTTAGAATGCACACCAATCGCTTCTTTTGACTGCCAGCCACCGCAAGATATTCTCTGGATGACAATTGGACCCTTGGTCTGAGCGTTGGATGACCGTTGAGTCTAAGACATTGGTGGATCATGAGGAACTGAGTGCTTACTCCGTCCATTAAGACATTACTAACTCGGTAAAGATCTCATGTCCTCATAAGAAATGAgtaaaaaaaataaaaaataaaaaaaaaatcgAAATAGATGTTCCAGTATGAATATATATACAAGATTATCATGCTCACTCAGTTAATCGCGGTGTAAGTCGGCATGTCTCAGATCGTCAGTGCTAGCTTAAGCGACTTCATCTTTCTCAGCCAATCTTGACCAAAATAAACAGGACAAGCGAGGACCAGGTTTAGAATCATGAATTGTACATGCTGCCTATCTAAGCGGTGAGGCAATAAGAGGAATGGTATATATTCTTCAGCTTGCTCGATACTTGAATCGACAGGCCCACGTCATCGTTCGCGGTCCGTGGCTGTGGTAAGCAAGTGGCGGGGCAGACTTGACGCCCGCGGCCTACGTACCTCAGGTACATACAGGCACCACCACCCGCCCAGCTTTTTCAGCTCAGCGCATGCTGAACTTTCTTCATTAGTCGCGTTCCAACCAAGACAAACTCGCATTGAACTCAGAGTCTCCAGTCATTTTGCTTCTTGTGTGATAGTAGCTTCTCCTCTCAGCGAATTGCACAGTTTCACGTTGCACCGCCACGTACAGAGCGGGACCCAGTGACGACACATCTCCCCACACGAGCTATTGCTGTTGCGATCGAGAGGAGCTTCAAGAGCTGGATATTGACGTATACAAGCGAAGAAACACTTCTATACGACGTTTGATACAGAGATCTGGTCGCTAAGTTTCTCGATCTCATGCATACAACTCACAGCGCTTCGAGAACTACTTCGAATCACTTCCCCGCAGTCTCCCGCGTGTGGTAGCAGCGCATCAGCTACAAGGACCAAACGGAACACTGAAACCTTCTATTTGACATGCTACTTTGACACTCGAAGTTTCCAAGTTTAAACTTACTTCAAATACAAACAACGTTAAAGCGATGTCGAATAATCCTTGGGCTGAAGGAGGGAACGAACCTGGATGGGAAGATGTAGGACCCCGCCGCGACGGACAAGCATCTTCAATGGATAGACCGAACCCGCAAGCTGTTCCTCCGGCCCTCAGACCCGGAATCGCTTTCGATAACCAAGATGAGCAACAGGCGTGGGGAGAAGCGAGGACACAGCCAAATAACCCGCAACAATCACAAGAGACGCCTGCGCTGTTGAAACCAGGCGGAGACAGACCGGAAACGAACCCTTTTCTACGAAAGAAAGTTCCTTCAAGACAAGAAACACCACCGACAGAATCATTCTCGAAACTTGGTATCGAAGAACCTAATACGAACCCATGGCAACCAGCGATAGAGGTGCAGAACGCACCATCAGCCCCACAACCGATTCCAAACCTCATGGATGATGTCCCTCCTAGAGGCGCATGGACACCCACACCAGAGCCACTTCCTGCTGGATCACCTGGTATGGTATCACTACCCTCTGGTCGTGAGTCACCTGCTTGGGATGAGGATCCTCTGGGAAGAAATGACAAACCTCCTGCGCCACCTATGAAACTCTCCGCGGAACTTACTGGGGACACAAATATCTGGGACGATGTAGGTGGCGCCGACAAGGGgaaggccaaggccaccgGAGAAGCCAGGCCAGCATCACCCGATGATTGGAATCTGATAGATTCAGAGCCATCGCCGAGCCCTATGAAGGAacctgaagaggagaagccaCCTTTGCCACCCAGGCAATCCAACACTACAAACTCAACCGTCAAGTTGGAGAGCATCCAGAGACCCGATCGACGGAAAGACGGAGACCTATCAGATTAAGAATATACAATGGCACGACTCGACCTCGTCAAAGAACCCACGAATATCCCCAATCTTGATTCAGAATGCAAACGGGCCTTGTCCTCTTGTTGCTCTGGTCAACGCACTAACCATGACAACACCTGCCGATGTCGAAGATACTGCACTTGTGCAAACCCTTCGCTCAAGAGAACAAGTCAGTTTGAATTTGCTCCTGGACGCTGTTTTTGACGAACTCATGTCACCACGAAGAACCAGTTCTGAAGATGCATTGCCAGATGTTGGAGATTTGTATGCCTTCTTGCAAAGTTTACATACCGGCATGAACGTCAACCCGCGATTTGTCCCTACAGAGAGTATGATAAATGCTTACAAGCGTACATCGTTGACACATTTACATCCTGCTGAGCGAGGAGACTTGATCCCAGGAACCTTTGAGAATACGGCTGAAATGGGGTTATATGCCACGTTCTCGATTCCGTTGATTCATGGATGGCTACCACCAAAGAACGAACATGCATATGAAGCGCTGGAGCGACAAGCCGCATCATACGAGGACGCACAGAATCTCCTttttcgagaagaagagctcgaaCAGAAGTTGTCTGACCCTGAAGGTGGACTCACAGAGGATGAGCAGCAACTTTACCAAGATATTGTCATAATCAAGGAATTTTTAGATAATTCCGCGACCCAACTTACGCCTTGGGGCATTGAAGTTATCGGTAAAGCCATTCGGCCTGGTACGTTTGCCATTCTTTTCCGAAATGATCATTTCAGTACGCTGTACTGTCATCCGCAGTCGATGCAGCTCGTCACGCTTGTGACAGACGCGGGATTCAAGTCTCATGATGAAATCGTATGGGAGACACTATCAGATGTCAATGGTGGCAACACCGAATATCTTTCAGGAGACTTCCGGGTTGTGGGATCTGGCGGTCTTGCTCCTTCGACAAGTGCAGGAAACTACTCCAATAACGATGGCGGAGAATGGACGACAGTACAGAATCGAAGGGGAAAGGGGCGACATGAGGATGAACCCCCAATGAGCCCCAATGCTGAACAGGAAGATAGAGATTTGGCCCTCGCATTGCAATTacaagaggaggaagaggaacgACATAGAGCAGAGGAGGcacgaagacgaagagagAGCATGCTTTCAGAGCAGTTTATCGAGCAACAAGCCTTTCAACCAGGAAATGCAACACGTGGCAACCATGGAggtagaggaggaagaggcggACAACCTGCAAGAGGAGCCCCACGAGGTGGAGGCGTCACCAGAGGAGCCACTGGACTTGTTCCAGGACGCAACAGCTCCGTCAGCGCACCCACCACAAACACAACCAACGCACAGCCCAGAATACCCGCCCAAAGAGTGCGATCTCTCATACCAGCTCAACCACCGAGACCACCTGTGTCACGACCAGCGGATGAAGCAGCAGACGATGCGCCGCCTTCCTACGAGCAGTCAGCGCACGACAGAACGTATCAGCCGCCGGTCGGACACCCGAGTCACCCGAACAGCAGCCCTACGATATCGAGGCAGACTACTGCTGCGAGCGTGAATTCGTCAATGCCAGT contains these protein-coding regions:
- a CDS encoding hypothetical protein (At least one base has a quality score < 10), with the protein product MKRRSHLCHPGNPTLQTQPSSWRASRDPIDGKTETYQIKNIQWHDSTSSKNPRISPILIQNANGPCPLVALVNALTMTTPADVEDTALVQTLRSREQVSLNLLLDAVFDELMSPRRTSSEDALPDVGDLYAFLQSLHTGMNVNPRFVPTESMINAYKRTSLTHLHPAERGDLIPGTFENTAEMGLYATFSIPLIHGWLPPKNEHAYEALERQAASYEDAQNLLFREEELEQKLSDPEGGLTEDEQQLYQDIVIIKEFLDNSATQLTPWGIEVIGKAIRPGTFAILFRNDHFSTLYCHPQSMQLVTLVTDAGFKSHDEIVWETLSDVNGGNTEYLSGDFRVVGSGGLAPSTSAGNYSNNDGGEWTTVQNRRGKGRHEDEPPMSPNAEQEDRDLALALQLQEEEEERHRAEEARRRRESMLSEQFIEQQAFQPGNATRGNHGGRGGRGGQPARGAPRGGGVTRGATGLVPGRNSSVSAPTTNTTNAQPRIPAQRVRSLIPAQPPRPPVSRPADEAADDAPPSYEQSAHDRTYQPPVGHPSHPNSSPTISRQTTAASVNSSMPVGQRPFGQSAGRRPSGPGVGVSGGGQRERDCIVM
- a CDS encoding DnaJ like subfamily B member 12 gives rise to the protein MPSATASGADTGGSARSRDHKQGNQGRSFTPDQEAAVIRIRRCEATAFYDILNLSSVKDTCTEAEIKKAYRKLSLLTHPDKNGHPHADEAFKMVSRAFGILGDKEKREKFDKFGTDPDSRFASAQANNPFFNQRAGGGGMGRGGPMFQDDLTPEEMFARFFGGGGFGGGPFGGPQFVFNFGGGPGIRVHQFGGARPRTRPREADRGRQNEGNAFQTFLGLLPIILFFILPIITSFFSGETSTTSASGPRMVYDNPLHPYTEQRTTPNLNVNYYVNPDEVAQYSEKKLNKLDRTAEHQLLRHLKNECENELIYQRRLRDAAQGWFYQDPDKMALAQTYTMPSCERLQNLGVKV
- a CDS encoding DnaJ like subfamily B member 12, yielding MPSATASGADTGGSARSRDHKQGNQGRSFTPDQEAAVIRIRRCEATAFYDILNLSSVKDTCTEAEIKKAYRKLSLLTHPDKNGHPHADEAFKMVSRAFGILGDKEKREKFDKFGTDPDSRFASAQANNPFFNQRAGGGGMGRGGPMFQDDLTPEEMFARFFGGGGFGGGPFGAFDTGPQFVFNFGGGPGIRVHQFGGARPRTRPREADRGRQNEGNAFQTFLGLLPIILFFILPIITSFFSGETSTTSASGPRMVYDNPLHPYTEQRTTPNLNVNYYVNPDEVAQYSEKKLNKLDRTAEHQLLRHLKNECENELIYQRRLRDAAQGWFYQDPDKMALAQTYTMPSCERLQNLGVKV